One window from the genome of Anolis sagrei isolate rAnoSag1 chromosome 4, rAnoSag1.mat, whole genome shotgun sequence encodes:
- the LOC132772736 gene encoding bifunctional protein GlmU-like, translating into MQAGPAALSVYALRLGPGEDILSTLVKFVKDKKLKSPFIMTCVGSITKATLRLANATASNTNKIVHLDERFEIVSLVGTLNEAPHLHICLSDKDGKTIGGHVVSDLEVFTTAEIVVGECDGLWFSREMDGSTGFPELVISSCSKTA; encoded by the exons ATGCAG GCTGGACCAGCGGCGCTCTCTGTTTATGCTCTGCGCTTGGGACCAGGAGAAGACATCCTTTCTACCTTGGTCAAATTTGTGAAAGACAAGAAGCTAAAATCTCCCTTCATCATGACTTGCGTGGGGAGCATCACCAAAGCAACATTGAGACTAGCAAATGCCACAGCTTCAAATACTAATAAG ATTGTTCACCTAGATGaacgttttgaaattgtttccttGGTTGGGACTCTGAATGAAGCTCCTCACCTACATATCTGCCTGTCTGACAAGGATGGCAAGACTATTGGGGGGCATGTTGTGAGTGACTTGGAAGTCTTCACCACAGCTGAGATAGTGGTTGGGGAATGTGATGGCCTGTGGTTCAGTCGGGAGATGGATGGCAGCACTGGTTTCCCAGAACTCGTGATTAGTTCTTGCTCTAAAACAGCTTAG